A genomic region of Metopolophium dirhodum isolate CAU chromosome 1, ASM1992520v1, whole genome shotgun sequence contains the following coding sequences:
- the LOC132937186 gene encoding uncharacterized protein LOC132937186: protein MSLDQLVITFNNEQKHILSVFAETDEVDEFIRVDEDVTETMQSMCDQINVIVAKLKPNNSIATLRNNNRQTSVQSLVLPRIEIPKFDGNIIEWCSFRDMFTSLVHVNEHCTDIERFHYLLCYLLGPALTIVKAVPLTADNYSIAWNALKDRYDNKRLLVTAHIEKLFAFAPLTKESPASLSLFVNTFRENVSAIQALGVSDFAGFLLFYIGSRVIDPMTRRLFEATVAKNQIPDLNSLLDFVSQRCNVLENVGSSSGISYVENNERTVGKTTTKKIQGKKSEKTSLAAVTPAKTKKCLFCGHPHAIYKCFGFRKQPVSSRRDFVNKNQLCFVCLNSGHMSNACPTSFTCRICSSKHSTLLHLTDDITKSNTDKTNDNSERATTSCNATQFSGVTHTETTVLLGTVVVRVRDNTGVLQAVRAVLDSGSQVSAMTVDCVNRLGLTRRKCPVEVIGLSQQPVTTVKGQTNFNFVPVQADAPEFKRTNVIVLPRIMSTMPNRVLPAEVRDRYRHLVFADPQFDHPAPVDMLIGGDLYPSVIQSRADVIHTEGLPSAMNTQLGWVIIGALQDNTHTPLTSLSISTTPPIEELMQRFWTVEEPTESTMPTTQDKQCEDWFVKTTKRDATGRFYVGLPFRTIVCFPGTADIGCQDEKSVVLGSSRTSALNRLYNLERRLEKDPELYTAYRAFMDDYRSLGHMKLATEPGKYFIPHHPVVKRCNEELKIRVVFDASAKSSSGVSLNDCLVTGPKLQTEIGDVLLRSRLHKFVFTADITKMYRQICLHEPDRVYQHILWRNSPSDEVQEYELCTVTYGVSSAPFLAIRCLQQLNMDDGPEFPLVHDVLLTDTYVDDIFVGADTLEDVLAAKIQIIDLLNRGGFSLKKWASNCPEILNTIDIEDRATTPWIEPTREQAVKVLGVHWDPVLDTFGYHSTISQVTPTKRSVLSTVARFYDPIGALGPMVFWAKCLMQRLWMEKLDWDAPLSSALTSLWQGFIDKLPDLACLSLPRHIAVVNSQDIQLLGFADASQVGYAATVYLRVVDQSDNVRLYFLACKTKVAPLKSSSMDMSLTIPRLELCAALLLSRLLSLRLKVLQGRIKITRVRAWTDSTIVLSWLTAEQRLFKIFVTNRVSKIRNLVPQCEWAHVGTADNPADPASRGLLPDALVACSSFLHGPEFLQYPEEQWPVAITSIVDPAELPDFKRPSKNVLLAQQVDDSLIQRFSVLRKMQRVLAYCLRFVDKARQRPVVSGPIIWKEYENVLTKVARYTQRLYYAELHHQLGTSNSVITPSSLAQLAPFVDAHGVIRVGGRLQHSDLNIDAKHPILLPKSSHLAYIIIQHYHQNTLHGGSRLVASLIQRRFWIVSSRAAIRQVIFKCTVCVRYKAAAPQPVMADLPSARVQQCRPFTNVGMDYGGPFTVKESQRRNSRTYKAYLALFICLSTKAVHLEVVTDLSTEAFMAALDRFVARRGIPAQIHSDCGTNYIGAARQLKTLFKDAALQEALHARVPCQWRFNPPAAPHFGGIWEAAIKSTKLHLKKVVGNQVHTLEELTTLITRIEGVLNSRPLVVMSSDPNDLSVLTPGHFLIGQPILAIPEHDISDIPQNRLKRWQLIKQALQSFWKRWNREYLHTLQSRQKWFHQNPSLGVGDIVVINSPSRPPLMWQIGRVIEVHPGADQVVRVATVKTAEGILKRPVVKLVKLPTDNA from the coding sequence ATGTCGTTAGATCAACTTGTCATTACTTTCAATAATGAACAAAAACATATTCTGTCAGTATTTGCTGAGACCGACGAAGTAGACGAGTTTATACGAGTAGATGAGGATGTCACCGAAACAATGCAATCAATGTGTGATCAAATTAATGTGATAGTAGCAAAGTTAAAACCGAATAATTCGATAGCCACGCTGCGCAATAATAATAGGCAGACTTCTGTACAATCACTTGTCTTACCGAGAATAGAGATTCCTAAATTTGATGGAAATATCATTGAATGGTGTTCCTTCCGTGATATGTTTACTTCTTTGGTGCACGTCAACGAACATTGCACGGACATTGAGCGTTTCCATTATCTGTTGTGCTATTTATTAGGTCCAGCGTTAACAATAGTAAAAGCAGTCCCACTTACAGCCGACAATTATTCTATTGCTTGGAACGCACTCAAAGATCGGTACGACAATAAACGCTTATTAGTTACTGCGcacattgaaaaattatttgcatTTGCGCCGTTAACAAAGGAATCTCCGGCTTCACTTTCATTGTTCGTCAACACTTTTCGGGAAAATGTATCAGCTATACAAGCTCTTGGAGTTAGTGACTTTGCTGGTTTTTTACTATTCTACATCGGTTCACGGGTTATTGATCCCATGACACGACGATTATTCGAAGCTACTGTCGCTAAAAATCAAATACCTGACTTGAACTCATTATTAGATTTCGTATCACAACGATGTAACGTTTTGGAAAACGTTGGCAGTAGTTCTGGCATTAGTTATGTAGAAAACAATGAAAGGACCGTAGGGAAGACAACGACTAAGAAGATCCAGGGCAAGAAGTCCGAGAAGACATCGTTAGCCGCGGTCACCCCGGCCAAGACAAAAAAGTGTTTGTTTTGTGGACATCCTCATGCAATTTACAAGTGTTTTGGATTCCGAAAACAACCAGTTAGCAGTCGCCGtgattttgtcaataaaaatcaattatgttttgtttgtttgaacagTGGACACATGAGCAATGCGTGTCCTACGTCTTTTACGTGCCGTATATGTTCGAGTAAACATAGTACATTACTACACTTGACAGATGATATTACAAAATCGAATACCGATAAGACAAATGACAACTCCGAACGAGCCACTACAAGTTGTAATGCAACACAGTTTTCGGGAGTTACACATACTGAAACCACTGTTTTGTTAGGAACTGTCGTAGTCAGGGTTCGTGACAATACAGGAGTTTTACAAGCAGTCAGGGCAGTGTTAGACAGTGGATCACAGGTGTCCGCAATGACAGTGGATTGTGTCAATCGGTTAGGTTTGACTCGAAGGAAGTGTCCTGTTGAGGTCATCGGACTTTCCCAACAACCGGTTACTACTGTCAAAGgccaaactaattttaattttgttcctgTACAAGCCGACGCTCCCGAATTTAAGAGAACCAACGTCATTGTCTTACCTCGAATTATGTCAACGATGCCTAACAGGGTTTTGCCAGCTGAGGTACGAGATCGTTATCGTCATCTTGTCTTTGCCGACCCTCAATTTGATCACCCTGCGCCAGTAGATATGTTGATTGGAGGAGATTTATATCCGTCCGTCATTCAATCTAGAGCTGACGTTATACACACCGAAGGCTTACCATCAGCGATGAATACACAATTAGGTTGGGTCATAATTGGTGCGTTACAGGATAACACACATACTCCGCTTACGTCTCTGTCAATTAGTACAACCCCTCCGATCGAAGAATTGATGCAGCGTTTTTGGACAGTAGAGGAACCCACAGAGTCAACAATGCCAACTACACAAGACAAGCAATGTGAAGACTGGTTTGTTAAAACCACGAAACGAGACGCCACCGGTCGATTTTATGTTGGTTTACCGTTTCGAACAATAGTATGTTTCCCGGGTACAGCTGACATCGGATGTCAAGATGAGAAATCGGTCGTTTTAGGGTCATCCAGAACTTCTGCTCTGAACCGATTGTATAATTTAGAACGTCGCCTTGAAAAGGATCCGGAATTATATACTGCCTACCGGGCCTTCATGGATGATTACAGATCGTTAGGACATATGAAGTTAGCGACCGAGCCaggcaaatattttatacctcacCATCCTGTAGTTAAACGGTGTAATGAGGAACTGAAGATTCGTGTGGTGTTTGATGCCTCAGCTAAGTCTTCATCCGGAGTCTCATTAAATGACTGCTTGGTGACTGGACCAAAGCTTCAGACAGAAATCGGTGATGTTTTGTTGCGCAGTCGACTACACAAATTTGTCTTTACAGCCGACATCACTAAAATGTACCGTCAAATATGTCTACATGAACCAGATAGAGTTTATCAACATATACTATGGCGCAATTCGCCTAGTGACGAGGTACAGGAGTATGAGTTGTGTACGGTCACATATGGCGTAAGTTCGGCTCCGTTTTTAGCGATTCGATGCCTACAACAGCTCAATATGGATGATGGACCTGAATTTCCACTCGTCCACGATGTCCTGTTAACTGATACATACGTGGATGATATTTTTGTTGGCGCTGACACTTTAGAGGACGTTTTAGCAGCAAAAATCCAAATCATCGACTTGTTAAATCGAGGTGGATTTAGCCTGAAAAAATGGGCTAGCAATTGTCCCGAGATTTTGAACACTATCGACATTGAAGACCGGGCTACGACACCATGGATAGAGCCAACTAGGGAACAGGCCGTCAAAGTTTTAGGAGTACATTGGGACCCTGTACTTGACACATTCGGCTATCATTCGACGATAAGTCAAGTTACTCCTACAAAACGGTCAGTATTATCAACTGTTGCTCGCTTTTATGATCCAATCGGCGCGTTGGGTCCGATGGTTTTCTGGGCCAAGTGTTTAATGCAGAGGCTATGGATGGAGAAATTAGATTGGGATGCACCACTTTCATCAGCTTTGACATCGTTGTGGCAAGGTTTCATCGATAAGCTGCCGGACTTAGCATGCTTGTCGTTACCACGACACATTGCAGTAGTCAACAGTCAAGATATACAATTACTAGGATTCGCTGACGCGTCTCAGGTTGGATATGCAGCAACAGTGTATTTGCGTGTGGTAGACCAGAGTGATAATGTCCGATTGTATTTCCTGGCATGTAAAACAAAGGTTGCACCACTGAAGTCATCATCAATGGATATGTCATTAACCATACCACGGCTAGAGCTCTGTGCCGCACTCTTGTTGTCACGTCTCTTGTCTCTACGTTTGAAAGTTTTACAGGGCAGAATCAAGATCACACGTGTCCGGGCATGGACAGATTCAACTATTGTTTTATCGTGGCTCACAGCTGAACAAAGGCTATTTAAAATCTTTGTCACAAACCGAGTATCGAAAATACGCAATCTCGTACCCCAGTGCGAATGGGCTCACGTCGGTACTGCAGATAATCCAGCCGACCCTGCATCGCGAGGACTGCTTCCAGATGCCTTGGTAGCATGTTCATCATTTCTACATGGACCGGAATTTCTCCAGTATCCGGAAGAGCAATGGCCGGTTGCCATCACATCGATTGTAGATCCTGCAGAGCTCCCTGATTTTAAACGCCCATCGAAAAATGTGCTGTTAGCTCAACAGGTTGATGATAGTTTGATTCAGCGGTTTTCTGTGTTGCGCAAGATGCAACGGGTGCTAGCATATTGTCTTCGATTTGTCGACAAGGCTCGACAACGTCCAGTCGTGAGTGGACCAATCATTTGGAAGGAGTACGAAAATGTTTTGACAAAGGTAGCGAGGTACACTCAAAGGTTATATTACGCAGAGTTGCACCACCAACTAGGAACTTCAAATTCCGTCATCACCCCGAGTTCCCTCGCTCAACTTGCACCTTTTGTCGATGCTCACGGTGTGATTAGAGTAGGTGGCCGTCTACAGCATTCGGACTTGAACATAGACGCCAAACACCCTATCTTGTTACCAAAGTCGTCTCACCTTGCTTACATCATTATTCAACACTACCATCAGAACACTTTACATGGTGGATCGCGTCTAGTGGCCTCACTAATTCAGCGACGTTTTTGGATCGTTTCCAGTCGAGCTGCGATACGgcaagttatatttaaatgtacagtGTGTGTCAGATACAAGGCTGCCGCTCCCCAACCAGTGATGGCAGATTTACCCTCAGCAAGAGTCCAACAATGTCGACCATTTACAAATGTCGGGATGGACTACGGAGGTCCATTCACGGTTAAAGAAAGTCAACGCCGTAATTCAAGGACTTATAAGGCGTATCTTGCGTTATTTATTTGTCTATCCACCAAGGCTGTCCACCTGGAGGTGGTAACGGATTTGTCAACGGAAGCCTTTATGGCTGCGCTGGATCGATTTGTAGCCCGTAGAGGAATTCCTGCACAGATCCACTCGGATTGTGGTACAAATTACATTGGAGCAGCAAGGCAGCTTAAGACATTATTTAAAGACGCAGCACTCCAAGAAGCTCTGCATGCACGAGTTCCGTGTCAGTGGCGATTTAACCCGCCTGCAGCTCCGCACTTTGGCGGTATTTGGGAAGCTGCTATCAAAAGTACAAAGTTACACCTAAAAAAGGTTGTAGGTAATCAGGTGCATACCTTAGAGGAATTGACGACATTGATTACACGGATCGAGGGTGTACTCAATTCTCGACCCTTGGTTGTCATGTCAAGCGATCCGAACGATTTGTCTGTGCTAACACCGGGACATTTTTTGATCGGACAACCGATCTTGGCAATTCCTGAACACGACATCAGTGACATTCCGCAGAATCGCCTCAAACGCTGGCAGTTAATTAAACAAGCCCTTCAATCATTTTGGAAACGGTGGAATCGGGAGTATTTGCACACGCTGCAGAGTAGACAGAAATGGTTCCATCAAAATCCCAGTCTCGGTGTCGGAGATATCGTCGTCATAAATTCACCTTCTCGACCTCCTTTGATGTGGCAAATTGGTCGGGTCATCGAGGTCCACCCTGGTGCTGACCAAGTGGTCCGTGTAGCCACTGTCAAGACAGCGGAAGGGATACTGAAACGTCCAGTGGTAAAGTTGGTTAAACTACCCACCGACAACGCTTAA
- the LOC132937148 gene encoding uncharacterized protein LOC132937148, with the protein MDDSYLDVGVDYVDECKITQKHYHSFTPYSNMSLSNNDEIRISVLNMDAYTLPCESYIYIEGRVNKPSDAVGDVRFSNNGLAFLFSEMRYEINGIEIQKLKTPGVASCLKAYCSYTPNDLNTLENAAWDSAMDGEDNKNFMSNNVFTGCIPLKHLFGFCEDYKKILLNCNQQLILNRASTDLDAIHVVGEGATEAVSKNRKITIELTRVVWKMPIIRVSDKEKLRLIKVVDSCKTLSCAFRTWDLCEYPILPRNTSHSWTVKSSNLLEKPRFVLFGLQTDRKKNIEIDAGRFDHCQLKNLKVHLNSEVYPYEDFRADFKNNTTSILYKAYADFQKSYYEKEYSEPLLSKHIFQNYSPIIVVDLSCQNDNVKSSTVDLRIEFETDTVIPEKTTAYCLILHDQIINYSPFSGEVRKL; encoded by the coding sequence atggacgACTCGTATTTAGACGTTGGGGTCGATTATGTCGATGagtgtaaaataacacaaaagcATTATCATTCGTTCACTCCATACTCAAACATGTCTTTATCGAATAACGATGAAATTAGGATAAGTGTTTTAAATATGGATGCATACACTCTACCATGCGaaagctatatttatatagaggGGAGAGTAAATAAACCGTCCGATGCAGTGGGAGATgtacgtttttcaaataatggatTGGCATTTTTATTCTCCGAAATGCGCTATGAAATAAACGgaatagaaattcaaaaattaaaaacacctgGAGTTGCATCTTGCTTGAAAGCATATTGTTCGTATACTCCAAACGATTTGAATACGTTGGAGAACGCTGCTTGGGACTCGGCGATGGATGGTGaagataataaaaactttatgagCAACAATGTATTTACCGGGTGTATCCCTCTAAAACATTTATTCGGATTTTGTgaagactataaaaaaatattacttaattgtaATCAACAGCTGATTTTAAATCGCGCATCTACCGACCTGGATGCGATACACGTTGTTGGCGAGGGCGCAACCGAAGCAGtctcaaaaaatagaaaaattacaattgaacTTACTAGGGTGGTGTGGAAAATGCCTATTATCAGAGTTagtgataaagaaaaattaaggttgATAAAAGTGGTAGATTCGTGTAAAACACTATCATGTGCGTTCAGAACCTGGGATCTCTGCGAATATCCTATTCTCCCTAGAAATACCTCACATTCGTGGACGGTAAAGTCCAGCAACTTGTTAGAAAAACCGAGGTTTGTGTTATTCGGATTACAAacagatcgaaaaaaaaatattgaaatagacGCTGGACGCTTTGATCACTGtcaactaaaaaatcttaaggTTCACTTAAATTCTGAAGTGTATCCATATGAAGACTTTCGtgctgattttaaaaataatacaactagtATACTGTATAAGGCCTATGCAGActttcaaaaatcatattatgagaAAGAGTATAGTGAACCTTTAttgtcaaaacatatttttcaaaactattcaCCAATCATCGTTGTTGATTTATCGTGTCAAAACGATAATGTGAAGTCGTCAACCGTAGACCtacgtattgaatttgaaacTGATACCGTTATTCCGGAAAAAACTACAGCGTATTGCTTAATATTACATGaccagattataaattatagcccGTTTAGTGGCGAagttagaaaattgtaa
- the LOC132936861 gene encoding uncharacterized protein LOC132936861 produces MFNKPIYIGFAVLEISKTVMYDYHYNVMQAHYRDKIELMYTDTDSLVYYIQTDDFYKDLENNSNLLDRMDTSDLPQDHPCYIAERKKIPGLFSDETNSEVMTHFCGLRAKSYSYKINGKEKIRAKGIRGHVVRNHMNFNDHYRCLFGDTTLDVMTENVSIRSFNHRLKTIKSTKLTYNSFDDKRVILEDQIHTLAHGHYSIEDTRTLEQAEAELIQLPEAEIDR; encoded by the exons atgtttaacaagccaatatatatag GTTTTGCAGTGTTGGAAATTTCCAAGACCGTCATGtatgattatcattataacGTTATGCAGGCTCATTATAGGGATAAAATTGAGCTCATGTATACTGATACAg attcacTGGTATACTATATTCAAACCGATGATTTTTACAAAGACCTGGAGAATAATTCCAATTTACTCGATCGAATGGATACATCAGACTTACCACAAGATCATCCATGTTACATTGCTGAGCGAAAGAAAATCCCTGGTTTGTTTTCCGATGAAACAAATTCAGAGGTTATGACGCATTTTTGTGGGCTCAGAGCAAAGTCTTATTCATATAAGATCAATGGCAAGGAGAAGATCAGGGCGAAAGGAATCCGCGGGCATGTAGTCAGAAACCATATGAATTTCAACGATCATTATCGCTGTCTGTTTGGTGATACAACTTTGGATGTGATGACGGAGAATGTCTCTATCCGGTCGTTCAATCATCGATTGAAGACTATTAAATCAAccaaattaacttataatagtttCGATGACAAGAGGGTTATACTTGAGGATCAAATACATACCTTGGCTCACGGTCACTACTCTATAGA GGACACCAGAACACTAGAGCAAGCAGAAGCCGAATTAATACAACTTCCGGAAGCCGAGATAGacagatag